A single region of the Fenollaria sporofastidiosus genome encodes:
- a CDS encoding DHH family phosphoesterase, with product MKNNMSIKDIGLAIEEAKSINIVSHRSPDGDNIGSSLGLYLSLIQKYKDKSINIIKPDDIPSKYQFIEEKKYYVENQNPVDLLIVLDCADERRVLDGELFKKAKKVVNIDHHKSNSYFGCINYVIEEYSSTSEIIFDIIKELNLPLDKEIATMIYIGIDTDTGRFMYSSTTAETMHKLAQLMSYGIDINEINIKLYRSMSKNIYELYRLAIDKINFYKDFAYVILNNEDFEKTNTTREDTDDILAFLQGLEDYDMIAIIKEVKDIYKVSLRSKYKYDVGNIGEDFDGGGHKYAAGLTYKGKLDELVKRLKGYVDNAN from the coding sequence ATGAAGAATAATATGAGCATAAAAGATATAGGCCTTGCTATTGAAGAAGCAAAAAGTATAAATATTGTCTCACACAGATCACCTGATGGAGACAATATAGGCTCTTCGCTTGGCTTATATCTATCATTGATACAAAAGTATAAAGATAAAAGTATAAATATAATAAAGCCTGATGATATACCGAGTAAGTATCAGTTCATCGAAGAGAAAAAGTACTATGTAGAGAATCAAAATCCAGTTGACTTACTTATAGTACTTGACTGCGCCGATGAGAGAAGGGTTTTAGATGGCGAATTGTTTAAGAAGGCAAAAAAAGTAGTAAACATAGATCATCACAAGAGCAACAGCTATTTTGGATGCATAAATTATGTCATAGAAGAGTACTCATCAACATCAGAGATAATTTTTGACATTATAAAAGAGCTGAACTTGCCACTAGACAAAGAGATTGCAACTATGATATACATCGGTATTGATACAGATACGGGCAGGTTTATGTACTCATCAACTACAGCTGAAACTATGCATAAGCTTGCACAACTTATGAGCTATGGCATAGATATTAATGAAATAAACATTAAGCTCTATAGAAGCATGAGCAAGAACATCTATGAGCTATATAGACTTGCCATAGATAAAATAAATTTCTATAAAGACTTTGCTTATGTCATTTTAAACAATGAAGATTTCGAAAAAACGAATACTACTAGAGAAGATACAGATGATATACTTGCATTCTTACAAGGACTTGAAGATTACGATATGATAGCGATTATTAAAGAAGTCAAGGACATATATAAAGTATCCTTAAGAAGCAAGTACAAGTATGATGTAGGTAATATCGGAGAAGACTTTGATGGCGGAGGACACAAGTACGCTGCGGGCTTAACTTATAAAGGCAAACTAGACGAACTTGTAAAGAGATTGAAAGGATATGTAGACAATGCAAATTAG
- the truB gene encoding tRNA pseudouridine(55) synthase TruB: MQISGIVNIFKEKGKSSRYYTNKVKYILKTKTGHVGTLDPMAFGVLPIAVGEATKFIDYLGFDKKAYIYRIIFGKTTDTLDAESEIIEEKSWDFDRSDLARVLEDMEGEYEQVPPKYSAKKIDGVPMYKLARDNVDVDTSIRAKTVEIYKNRLLKFNKEKEYAIVMSEVSTGTYIRTLAYDIAQSLGTIAYIDYLMRYNSGPLNIDEAICIDELNETDLMSVDTLINLPKLTLNEKRFKAVQNGMNSYVNDSYKEEYYKVYCAEKFCGVGYVKKDQNNRNNVYMKKVYKYEDN, from the coding sequence ATGCAAATTAGTGGCATAGTCAATATTTTCAAAGAAAAGGGCAAGTCCAGTAGATACTATACCAATAAAGTAAAGTACATCTTAAAGACTAAGACTGGTCATGTAGGCACCTTAGATCCAATGGCTTTTGGAGTCTTGCCAATAGCAGTAGGTGAAGCTACTAAGTTTATTGACTACCTTGGCTTTGACAAGAAGGCATATATCTATAGAATAATTTTCGGAAAAACTACAGATACACTTGATGCCGAGTCTGAGATCATAGAAGAAAAGTCTTGGGACTTCGATAGAAGTGACCTAGCAAGAGTTTTAGAAGATATGGAGGGCGAGTATGAGCAAGTTCCTCCAAAGTACTCTGCTAAAAAAATTGATGGCGTCCCTATGTATAAGCTTGCAAGGGACAATGTAGATGTTGATACGAGCATAAGAGCAAAGACTGTTGAGATATATAAAAACAGGTTATTAAAGTTTAACAAAGAAAAAGAATACGCCATAGTCATGAGCGAGGTCTCTACTGGAACATATATTAGAACCTTGGCTTATGATATAGCACAGAGCTTGGGAACTATTGCTTATATTGACTACCTAATGAGGTACAATAGCGGTCCGTTAAATATAGACGAAGCCATATGCATAGATGAGCTAAATGAAACAGATCTAATGTCTGTAGATACGCTCATAAACCTACCAAAGCTTACACTTAATGAAAAGAGATTTAAGGCAGTTCAAAATGGTATGAACTCATATGTAAATGACTCTTACAAGGAAGAGTACTATAAAGTTTACTGCGCTGAAAAGTTTTGTGGCGTGGGTTATGTTAAAAAAGACCAGAACAATAGAAATAATGTTTATATGAAAAAGGTTTATAAATATGAGGATAATTAA
- a CDS encoding bifunctional riboflavin kinase/FAD synthetase has product MRIINLNDEFTSKNNYIALGYFDGMHLGHLKIIKSCISDARKDGLMSSVLLLDFKNKKCLTTIDDKIKILEELGIDTVYILDFTDKIKNMDPKVFVKSILIDRLDSVRTYSGEDYSFGIDKLGDTKLLQEMMKECGRSAVVLNFELDEKMQKISSSNIKKMILSGEVMSANKDLSRYYSIKSRVIHGKRYGSSVGIPTANLNINTEYIIPYQGVYVTKIKIRDKIYKSITSVGKNLSFDEDFVSVESNIFDFKEDIYDDVVRLFFIYRIRDMLNFEDKSDLVKQIKEDIEFAKEFEDYL; this is encoded by the coding sequence ATGAGGATAATTAATCTAAATGATGAGTTTACAAGTAAAAATAATTATATAGCACTAGGTTACTTCGATGGAATGCACCTTGGTCACTTAAAGATTATTAAAAGCTGTATAAGTGACGCAAGAAAAGATGGCCTTATGTCATCGGTCTTATTACTTGATTTCAAAAACAAAAAGTGCTTAACTACCATAGATGATAAGATTAAAATACTCGAAGAGCTTGGTATAGATACGGTTTATATACTCGACTTCACAGATAAAATCAAAAATATGGATCCAAAAGTTTTTGTTAAGAGTATACTCATAGATAGACTAGATTCAGTAAGAACATATTCTGGAGAGGACTACAGCTTTGGTATAGATAAACTGGGGGATACTAAACTTCTTCAAGAGATGATGAAGGAGTGCGGCAGGAGCGCTGTAGTATTAAATTTTGAACTTGATGAAAAGATGCAAAAAATTTCATCGAGCAATATTAAGAAGATGATACTATCAGGCGAAGTGATGAGTGCAAACAAAGACTTATCTAGATACTACTCAATCAAATCAAGAGTCATTCATGGCAAGAGATATGGTTCATCAGTCGGCATACCAACAGCGAACTTAAATATCAACACTGAATACATCATACCATACCAAGGAGTCTACGTTACAAAGATTAAGATTAGAGACAAGATATATAAATCCATCACAAGCGTTGGTAAAAATTTAAGCTTTGATGAGGACTTTGTAAGTGTAGAGAGCAATATCTTTGACTTCAAAGAGGACATATATGATGACGTAGTAAGGTTATTTTTTATATATAGAATAAGAGACATGTTAAACTTTGAAGATAAAAGTGACTTAGTAAAACAAATCAAAGAGGATATAGAATTCGCAAAAGAATTTGAAGATTATTTATAA
- the rpsO gene encoding 30S ribosomal protein S15 encodes MLSKEEKSKIIDDYKMHEGDTGSTEVQIAIFTKRINDLTEHLKTHKKDHHSRRGLFKMIGQRKGLLKYLYNTDIEKYRELIDRLNIRG; translated from the coding sequence ATGTTATCAAAAGAAGAAAAATCAAAAATTATTGACGATTACAAAATGCACGAGGGAGACACTGGTTCTACAGAAGTTCAAATAGCAATATTTACAAAGAGAATCAATGACCTAACAGAACACTTAAAGACACACAAGAAAGACCATCATTCAAGAAGAGGACTATTCAAAATGATAGGTCAAAGAAAAGGTCTTTTAAAATATTTGTATAACACTGATATTGAAAAGTATCGTGAATTAATAGACAGATTAAATATTAGAGGATAA
- a CDS encoding polyribonucleotide nucleotidyltransferase: MQENFKTTLAGRPLEIETGKMCEQASGSCLVKYGDTYVLVNATSTKTPREGVDFFPLSVDYEEKFYSVGKIPGGYIKREGRPSEKAVLTSRLIDRPIRPLFPEGFFNDVQVIATVLSVDPDNSPEIAAMIGSSVALCISDIPFNGPTAAVYVGLIDGEYVINPTQEEMEKSDINLCISGTKDAIMMVESGSNEVSEEQMITAILKGHEAIKEVCEFEEEIIKKIGKEKYTFEKFEAKEEIFKEIDAEFREDIKNSIFEADKIQRIENSESVKDAILNKYLEKYPDDQRSILKTIDDITSEEFRKGILERNQRPDGRNTEQIRPLSAEVGILPRAHGSGLFKRGQTQVLTIATLGSFGDSQSQDGLVEEGEKHYMHQYNFPPYSVGDVRPLRSPGRREIGHGALAERALVPVVPSLEEFPYTIRLVSEVLSSNGSSSQASICGSTLALMDAGVPIKKPVAGIAMGLIKSDDTTRILTDIQGLEDHLGDMDFKVAGTKDGITAMQMDIKVQGIDEEIMKTALKQARTARFEILDVIKSAIDAPRAELSEYAPKIATIKIDPEKIRDVIGSGGKVINKIIEETGAKIDITDNGDVYISADTMEGVNGAKKMIEDIVKDVEVGEVYFGKVNRITNFGAFVEVLNGKEGLLHISQISKERVNKVEDVLKLGDEIMVKVTSIDEQGRINLSRKALVENADSESK; the protein is encoded by the coding sequence ATGCAAGAAAATTTTAAAACTACCTTAGCTGGTAGACCTTTAGAAATTGAAACAGGAAAAATGTGCGAGCAAGCTAGTGGATCTTGCTTAGTTAAGTATGGCGATACTTATGTTTTAGTTAATGCGACAAGCACAAAAACTCCAAGAGAAGGAGTAGATTTCTTTCCACTAAGTGTTGATTACGAAGAAAAATTTTATTCTGTTGGTAAAATACCAGGAGGATATATAAAGAGAGAGGGAAGACCTTCAGAGAAAGCAGTTTTAACTTCAAGGCTAATTGATAGACCGATTAGACCTTTATTTCCTGAGGGCTTTTTTAATGATGTGCAAGTTATAGCAACTGTACTTTCTGTTGACCCAGACAACAGTCCAGAGATTGCAGCTATGATTGGCTCGTCAGTAGCTCTATGTATTTCAGACATACCATTTAATGGACCAACTGCAGCAGTATATGTTGGACTTATAGATGGAGAATACGTTATAAACCCAACACAAGAAGAGATGGAAAAGTCAGATATTAACTTATGTATATCAGGAACTAAAGACGCCATCATGATGGTTGAATCAGGCTCAAACGAAGTGTCTGAAGAACAAATGATTACAGCAATACTAAAGGGACATGAAGCAATTAAAGAAGTGTGTGAATTTGAAGAAGAAATTATTAAGAAGATAGGTAAAGAAAAATATACTTTTGAAAAATTTGAAGCTAAAGAAGAAATATTTAAAGAGATTGATGCTGAGTTTAGAGAAGACATTAAAAATTCAATTTTTGAAGCAGATAAGATTCAAAGAATTGAAAATAGCGAATCTGTAAAAGATGCTATACTAAATAAGTATCTTGAAAAATATCCAGATGATCAAAGAAGTATACTTAAGACTATTGACGATATAACAAGTGAAGAGTTTAGAAAGGGTATTCTTGAGAGAAATCAAAGACCAGATGGTAGAAATACTGAACAAATCAGACCGCTTTCTGCTGAGGTTGGAATATTACCTAGAGCACACGGCTCAGGACTATTCAAAAGGGGTCAAACTCAAGTATTAACTATAGCTACACTTGGTTCGTTTGGCGATAGTCAATCACAAGATGGACTTGTTGAAGAAGGCGAAAAGCACTACATGCATCAATACAATTTCCCACCATACTCAGTTGGAGATGTTAGACCTCTTAGAAGCCCAGGAAGAAGAGAGATAGGTCATGGTGCACTAGCAGAAAGAGCACTTGTTCCTGTTGTGCCATCATTAGAAGAGTTTCCATATACAATTAGACTTGTATCAGAAGTTCTAAGCTCAAACGGTTCATCATCACAAGCAAGTATTTGCGGTTCAACTCTTGCACTAATGGATGCGGGTGTTCCAATTAAGAAGCCAGTTGCAGGTATTGCGATGGGACTTATTAAATCAGATGACACTACAAGGATACTAACAGATATACAAGGTCTAGAAGACCACTTAGGAGATATGGACTTTAAGGTTGCTGGTACTAAAGACGGTATCACAGCTATGCAAATGGATATTAAAGTTCAAGGTATAGATGAAGAGATAATGAAGACTGCACTAAAACAAGCTAGAACAGCAAGATTTGAAATACTTGATGTAATCAAATCAGCTATTGATGCTCCAAGAGCAGAATTATCAGAATACGCTCCAAAGATTGCAACTATAAAGATTGATCCTGAAAAGATTAGAGACGTTATAGGTTCAGGTGGAAAAGTAATCAATAAGATTATTGAAGAAACTGGTGCTAAGATTGATATAACTGACAACGGCGATGTTTACATCTCAGCAGACACTATGGAAGGTGTCAACGGAGCTAAGAAGATGATTGAAGATATCGTTAAAGATGTAGAAGTTGGCGAAGTATACTTCGGTAAGGTTAACAGAATAACTAACTTCGGTGCCTTTGTTGAAGTTTTAAACGGTAAAGAAGGTTTACTACACATCTCTCAAATCTCTAAAGAAAGAGTAAATAAAGTAGAAGATGTATTAAAGCTTGGCGATGAAATCATGGTTAAAGTTACATCTATAGATGAACAAGGAAGAATTAATCTTTCAAGAAAAGCATTAGTTGAAAATGCTGACAGTGAATCTAAATAA
- the dut gene encoding dUTP diphosphatase has product MVTVKIINKSKNDIPQYQTENSAGVDIRASLDEDLVLKAGEFKLVSTGIYLEIPSSYEVQIRARSGLSVKHGIGLVNGIGTIDSDYRGEIKVPLINFSKEDFIIENGMRIAQMVLSKYEKMDFEEVDELSDSERQDGGFGSTGVK; this is encoded by the coding sequence ATGGTAACTGTAAAGATAATTAATAAGAGTAAAAACGATATACCACAATACCAAACAGAAAACTCAGCTGGAGTAGATATAAGAGCTTCACTTGATGAAGACTTAGTATTAAAGGCAGGAGAGTTTAAACTAGTAAGTACAGGTATCTATTTAGAGATACCTTCTTCTTACGAAGTTCAAATAAGAGCAAGATCAGGCTTAAGTGTTAAGCACGGCATAGGTCTTGTCAATGGTATTGGCACTATTGATAGTGATTACAGAGGCGAAATCAAAGTTCCTCTAATAAACTTTTCTAAGGAAGACTTTATTATTGAAAATGGCATGAGAATCGCTCAAATGGTTTTATCTAAGTATGAGAAGATGGACTTTGAAGAAGTAGATGAGCTTTCAGACTCTGAAAGACAAGATGGCGGTTTTGGTTCAACAGGAGTAAAATAA
- a CDS encoding undecaprenyl-diphosphate phosphatase produces the protein MTLLKAIILAIVQGITEFLPISSSGHLAILQILFNIKEGNVFFSQVLHFGTLLSILLVYHKQVINMIKEFFKMIASLIRKEKITLNHYQKLALYIIIATIPTVIIALFIEKFLDQLYMSALLIGICFLITAVLIYIIDINMRSTKKISEAGVPTVLAIGAVQGIAALPGISRSGSTIFISHVLGVRKKDAVDFSFLLAIPAMFGGFILGLKDIYKEGASVSFDTNAIVGLIISFITGVLAIRLIKLLAKNKKFHVFSYYLVVLGIVCIIASFL, from the coding sequence ATGACACTACTTAAAGCAATAATACTCGCTATAGTTCAAGGCATAACAGAATTCTTGCCAATAAGCTCATCAGGCCACTTAGCCATACTACAAATATTATTTAATATAAAAGAAGGTAATGTATTCTTCTCACAAGTCTTACACTTCGGAACATTACTTTCTATTTTGCTTGTATATCATAAACAAGTAATAAATATGATTAAAGAATTCTTTAAGATGATAGCATCACTTATAAGAAAAGAGAAAATAACACTTAATCATTATCAAAAACTTGCACTATACATCATTATAGCGACAATACCAACAGTTATAATTGCTTTGTTTATAGAAAAGTTTTTGGACCAATTATATATGTCAGCGCTACTTATAGGTATATGCTTCTTGATAACAGCTGTATTGATTTATATTATCGATATCAATATGAGAAGCACTAAGAAGATAAGTGAAGCTGGAGTTCCTACAGTGCTTGCTATAGGTGCGGTACAAGGTATTGCTGCTTTACCAGGCATATCAAGATCTGGTTCTACTATATTTATCTCTCATGTATTAGGTGTAAGAAAGAAAGATGCAGTAGATTTTTCATTCTTACTAGCTATACCTGCTATGTTTGGTGGCTTTATCCTAGGACTTAAGGACATATATAAAGAGGGAGCTAGTGTAAGTTTCGACACAAATGCAATTGTTGGGCTTATTATTAGTTTTATTACAGGAGTTTTAGCAATCAGACTAATCAAGTTATTAGCTAAGAATAAAAAATTCCATGTATTTTCATATTACTTAGTTGTACTAGGTATTGTTTGCATAATAGCAAGTTTTTTATAA